A genomic segment from Polyangium mundeleinium encodes:
- a CDS encoding ribonuclease HI, with protein sequence MPWVRALLRGQKVYAKADEAGRLVSDGGRVEIRYKPNDGRKYGAREDNLKVVPGEVLPDDACGEAEAVEKKEGEAKGATKSAGTSRAKATTSEERKAAAKAAHDAAPPPADGQVVAYADGACTGNPGPAGLGVLVEDGDRRIEISEYLGNGTNNIAELTAILRAVEAVADTGKSLLVRTDSQYAIGVLQKGWKAKANTDLVAEVKDALKRSKTRLEYVPGHSGVRGNERADTLAREAVRSRRTTRQASPKSE encoded by the coding sequence GTGCCGTGGGTACGAGCGCTCCTGCGCGGGCAAAAAGTGTATGCGAAGGCCGACGAGGCAGGCCGCCTGGTCTCGGACGGCGGTCGTGTGGAGATCCGGTACAAGCCGAACGACGGGCGGAAGTACGGAGCACGCGAGGACAACCTGAAGGTGGTCCCGGGCGAGGTGCTGCCGGACGACGCGTGTGGTGAGGCCGAAGCCGTCGAGAAAAAAGAGGGCGAGGCCAAGGGCGCGACGAAGTCCGCGGGGACGAGCCGGGCCAAGGCGACGACGTCCGAGGAGCGCAAGGCCGCAGCGAAGGCCGCGCACGACGCGGCGCCGCCGCCTGCGGACGGGCAGGTCGTCGCCTACGCGGACGGCGCCTGCACGGGCAATCCGGGGCCGGCGGGGCTCGGGGTGCTGGTGGAAGATGGAGATCGGCGGATCGAGATCAGTGAGTATCTCGGCAACGGGACGAACAACATCGCGGAGCTGACGGCGATCTTGCGGGCCGTGGAAGCCGTCGCGGACACGGGGAAATCCCTGCTCGTCCGCACGGACAGCCAGTACGCGATCGGCGTGCTCCAGAAGGGCTGGAAGGCGAAGGCCAACACGGACCTCGTGGCCGAGGTCAAAGATGCCCTGAAGCGCAGCAAAACGCGGCTCGAGTACGTCCCCGGCCACTCGGGCGTCCGCGGGAACGAACGCGCAGATACGCTGGCCCGGGAAGCCGTGCGATCGCGGCGGACGACCCGGCAAGCGAGCCCGAAGAGCGAGTAG
- a CDS encoding SDR family oxidoreductase has protein sequence MRPFFAPGLFEGQVAIVTGGGSGIGLTVARELGRLGASIAICGRKPEKIEAALGTLREAGLAESCLLGLPCDIREPAQIEAFVRAVMDRFGRVDILVNNAGGQFPSPAEQISPRGFEAVVRNNLNGTFYMTREVANVAMIPQKRGRIVNVTAMVVRGFPGMAHTGAARAGVENLTRTLAVEWSSHGIRVNAVAPGTIRSSGTAQYGDGMLEVARKATPLKRLGGVDEVARVVVFLASERNDFITGAVIPIDGGASLWGDIWPISDP, from the coding sequence GTGCGACCCTTCTTTGCGCCTGGCCTCTTCGAGGGGCAGGTGGCCATCGTCACCGGCGGCGGCAGCGGCATCGGGCTCACCGTGGCGCGGGAGCTTGGTCGGCTCGGCGCGAGCATCGCGATCTGCGGACGAAAACCCGAGAAGATCGAAGCCGCGCTCGGCACCCTGCGCGAGGCGGGCCTTGCCGAGAGCTGCCTCCTCGGCCTGCCTTGTGACATCCGCGAGCCTGCGCAGATCGAGGCGTTCGTCCGCGCCGTGATGGATCGCTTCGGCCGCGTCGACATCCTCGTGAACAACGCGGGCGGCCAGTTCCCGAGCCCGGCCGAGCAGATCTCGCCGCGGGGCTTCGAGGCCGTCGTCCGCAACAACCTGAACGGCACGTTCTACATGACCCGCGAGGTCGCGAACGTGGCCATGATCCCGCAGAAGCGCGGCCGCATCGTCAACGTCACGGCCATGGTCGTCCGCGGGTTCCCGGGCATGGCGCACACCGGCGCCGCGCGCGCGGGCGTCGAGAACCTCACGCGCACGCTCGCCGTCGAGTGGTCCTCGCATGGAATCCGGGTCAATGCGGTCGCGCCGGGCACGATTCGTTCGAGCGGCACGGCGCAATATGGCGACGGGATGCTCGAGGTCGCGCGCAAGGCGACGCCCTTGAAGCGCCTCGGCGGCGTGGACGAGGTCGCGCGTGTGGTCGTGTTCCTCGCCAGCGAGCGCAACGATTTCATCACGGGCGCGGTGATCCCGATCGACGGGGGTGCCTCGCTCTGGGGCGACATCTGGCCGATCTCCGACCCGTAG
- a CDS encoding tetratricopeptide repeat protein, which yields MTEAPPPAPAPAPAPAPAPAPRTNHFRAAYAWCREYVLGYDPGFFWVLAPFILLCMVLYTRAPTTNYIFDEQEALLANPYVNATGGLRYIDAIFRDFWGLPPDRSVGSYRPVPNFLWRALWAISKQPFFHHFYNVLFHAVNGALLSLVTFRITRRRGTAYLAGAIFVSAAILTEAVSGIVGIADVFGGMGALLAVLALALPGWLMPAGVFFALLFGLFSKESAVVCVPLVPFAALVFAPHLHPERPARILRTTAALVASVFAFVLYVELRKRWFPSPTPAELLEPLPEGASQLSRAARAFLLWFHQAPLPRDPLNNPLAEVDLPHRIAGALRVYWRGLVQVVFPRTLSGDYSFPQEPAPDRLVFAESVLGGLFLIGPPLAGIVAWIVGVVRERAARKEIVRLGLAGSTAPGRPRLAVLAAVLFALAPALVAVEVFVLRPRGISLTLRGFSWAILAVPVLAISLGLFADSTRGVVPPDAPEAPRPLGRAGLALVAVGLVWLVVSYFPHSNIPVVLPTVRAERFWYFPVIGTSLVLAVAFAAVHERLSKRPRLRFVVPAVFVAFFVFQCVKAYAHAMDYRSDLTFWEATKDAVPMSAKAHLNFSVMKGARGDMETRLAESRKALELAPDWAMAHVYTGDTLCRMHRPDEAWPHYEIGFAKGANEIGLLALGLQCLFDEKKLKEHEDTLRALAEEHPGTWLAYLAVDTLDNGEKHGGVDPKHRPRSYNEGPKDNAE from the coding sequence GTGACCGAAGCGCCCCCGCCTGCGCCTGCGCCGGCTCCCGCACCGGCACCTGCGCCCGCACCCAGGACAAACCATTTTCGCGCCGCCTACGCGTGGTGCCGTGAATACGTCCTCGGGTACGACCCCGGGTTTTTCTGGGTCCTCGCGCCTTTTATCCTGCTCTGCATGGTGCTCTATACCCGGGCGCCCACGACGAACTACATCTTCGACGAGCAGGAAGCGCTCCTCGCGAACCCGTACGTCAACGCCACCGGGGGCCTGCGCTACATCGACGCCATCTTCCGCGATTTCTGGGGCCTGCCGCCCGATCGCAGCGTCGGCTCCTATCGTCCGGTCCCCAATTTCCTGTGGCGCGCGCTCTGGGCCATCTCCAAGCAGCCCTTCTTCCACCATTTCTACAACGTCCTCTTCCACGCCGTGAATGGCGCGCTCCTCTCGCTCGTGACCTTCCGGATCACGCGCAGGCGGGGCACGGCCTATCTCGCCGGCGCGATCTTCGTCTCCGCCGCCATTCTCACCGAGGCCGTGAGCGGCATCGTCGGCATTGCCGACGTCTTCGGCGGCATGGGCGCCCTCCTCGCCGTGCTCGCGCTCGCGCTCCCGGGCTGGCTCATGCCCGCAGGCGTCTTTTTCGCGCTCCTCTTTGGCCTCTTCAGCAAGGAGAGCGCGGTCGTCTGCGTCCCGCTCGTCCCCTTCGCTGCGCTCGTCTTCGCGCCGCATCTGCACCCCGAGCGCCCTGCGCGCATTCTCCGCACCACGGCCGCGCTCGTCGCCTCCGTCTTCGCGTTCGTCTTGTACGTCGAGCTGCGCAAACGCTGGTTCCCCTCGCCGACGCCAGCGGAGCTCCTCGAACCCTTGCCCGAGGGCGCCTCGCAGCTCTCGCGGGCCGCGCGCGCCTTCCTCCTCTGGTTCCACCAGGCGCCGCTCCCGCGCGACCCGCTGAACAACCCCCTCGCCGAGGTCGATCTCCCGCACCGCATCGCCGGCGCCCTCCGCGTCTACTGGCGTGGCCTCGTGCAGGTCGTCTTTCCGCGCACCCTCAGCGGTGATTACTCGTTCCCGCAGGAGCCCGCGCCCGACCGCCTGGTGTTCGCCGAGAGCGTGCTCGGTGGCCTCTTTTTGATCGGGCCGCCTCTCGCGGGGATCGTCGCGTGGATCGTCGGCGTCGTCCGGGAACGCGCGGCGCGCAAGGAAATCGTGCGGCTTGGGCTCGCGGGATCAACGGCGCCGGGCCGCCCTCGGCTTGCCGTCCTCGCGGCCGTCCTCTTCGCGCTCGCACCCGCGCTCGTGGCCGTCGAAGTCTTCGTCCTTCGTCCTCGCGGCATCTCGCTCACGTTGCGTGGGTTCTCCTGGGCCATCCTGGCCGTGCCCGTCCTCGCGATTTCGCTTGGCCTCTTCGCCGATTCCACGCGTGGCGTGGTCCCGCCCGACGCGCCGGAGGCCCCGCGTCCGCTCGGGCGCGCGGGGCTTGCGCTCGTGGCGGTGGGCCTCGTTTGGCTCGTCGTGAGTTATTTCCCGCACTCGAACATCCCGGTCGTCCTGCCGACCGTGCGGGCCGAGCGATTCTGGTATTTCCCGGTCATCGGCACCTCGCTCGTGCTCGCGGTCGCCTTCGCGGCGGTGCACGAGCGCCTGTCGAAGCGCCCGCGCCTCCGCTTCGTGGTCCCGGCCGTGTTCGTGGCGTTTTTCGTGTTCCAGTGCGTCAAGGCCTACGCGCACGCCATGGATTACCGCTCGGACCTCACGTTCTGGGAGGCGACGAAGGACGCGGTGCCGATGTCGGCGAAGGCGCACCTCAATTTTTCGGTCATGAAGGGCGCGCGCGGGGACATGGAGACGCGCCTCGCCGAGAGCCGGAAGGCGCTTGAGCTCGCGCCGGACTGGGCCATGGCGCACGTGTATACCGGCGACACGCTTTGCCGCATGCACCGCCCGGACGAGGCGTGGCCCCATTACGAGATCGGCTTTGCGAAGGGCGCGAACGAGATCGGGCTCCTCGCGCTCGGGCTCCAGTGCCTTTTCGACGAGAAGAAGCTGAAGGAGCACGAGGACACCCTGCGCGCGCTCGCGGAGGAGCACCCCGGGACCTGGCTCGCGTACCTCGCGGTCGACACGCTCGACAACGGCGAGAAGCACGGCGGCGTTGATCCGAAGCACCGCCCGCGCTCCTACAACGAAGGGCCAAAGGACAACGCCGAATAA
- a CDS encoding zinc metalloprotease, with amino-acid sequence MRNFQYTVVLGGIFSAFALLGAGCSADSTELGEGVDVGGETEAAGMPVVRTCGTKELTAEEFAKLEAEFEQLAPWKDNFNVSVGATIPVYWHVINKGSGVSNGDIPQSQIDAQIQVLNAAYAPWGVSFNLVSVDRTTNSTWYTAGPGTAAETNMKTALRQGSADDLNIYSSNPGGGLLGWATFPSSYTSYPKDDGVVLLFSSVPGGTATPYNLGDTGTHEVGHWMGLYHTFQGGCAKNATTGGDGVSDTPAEKSAAYGCPTGRDSCAAISGVDPILNFMDYTDDACMNTFTEGQSSRMQAQWATYRKNK; translated from the coding sequence ATGCGCAATTTTCAGTACACGGTCGTTCTCGGGGGTATCTTCTCCGCCTTCGCGCTGCTCGGCGCGGGCTGCAGCGCCGACTCGACCGAGCTCGGCGAGGGCGTGGATGTCGGTGGCGAGACGGAAGCCGCCGGGATGCCCGTCGTGCGCACCTGCGGCACGAAGGAGCTGACGGCGGAGGAGTTCGCCAAGCTCGAGGCCGAGTTCGAGCAGCTCGCTCCCTGGAAGGACAACTTCAACGTCAGCGTCGGCGCGACCATCCCCGTCTACTGGCACGTCATCAACAAGGGCTCGGGCGTCTCGAACGGCGATATCCCGCAGAGCCAGATCGACGCGCAGATCCAGGTCCTCAATGCCGCGTACGCGCCCTGGGGCGTGAGCTTCAACCTCGTCAGCGTCGACCGCACGACGAACAGCACGTGGTACACGGCGGGCCCGGGCACGGCGGCGGAGACGAACATGAAGACGGCCCTCCGCCAGGGCTCGGCGGACGACCTCAACATCTACAGCTCGAACCCGGGCGGCGGCCTGCTCGGCTGGGCGACGTTCCCCTCGAGCTACACGAGCTACCCGAAGGATGACGGCGTCGTCCTCCTCTTCTCGTCGGTCCCCGGCGGCACCGCGACGCCGTACAACCTCGGCGACACGGGCACGCACGAGGTCGGCCACTGGATGGGCCTCTACCACACGTTCCAGGGTGGCTGCGCGAAGAACGCCACCACCGGCGGCGACGGCGTTTCCGACACGCCGGCCGAGAAGTCGGCCGCGTACGGCTGCCCGACGGGCCGCGACAGCTGCGCGGCCATTTCGGGCGTCGATCCCATCCTGAACTTCATGGACTACACCGACGACGCCTGCATGAACACCTTCACCGAGGGCCAGAGCTCGCGGATGCAGGCCCAGTGGGCCACGTACCGCAAGAACAAGTGA
- a CDS encoding formimidoylglutamate deiminase, with the protein MAAARDARDEALMNERFFLPALATAHSHAFQRAMRGDAQRPGPTGTDDFWSWRTSMYTLADTLTPESIHAIARVAYRELYRAGVRTVGEFHYVHHQPGGTPYDDRVVLADQVIRAAKAEGLRIALLRVIYTRAGAGKPPEGAQRRFSDADLDRSLADVETLAARWANDPDVRIGVAPHSVRAVPPDWLGPIAAFAEARGMMLHAHVAEQPAEITACLAETGKRPVELLGDRGVLSPRFVAVHATHLAPHEARLLGEAGAFVCLCPTTERDLGDGLPDVTALVGAGALLCTGIDSHVMTTPLEDLRCVDLGERLRTGKRIALRTRDAGGRTPAEELLRIGSELGARACGFSDVGGEIEVDLGAPELDLVRPEHRLDAVVYSANAGIFRHR; encoded by the coding sequence ATCGCGGCCGCGCGTGACGCTCGCGACGAGGCGCTCATGAACGAGAGGTTTTTCCTGCCCGCCCTTGCGACCGCGCATTCCCACGCCTTCCAGCGCGCGATGCGGGGCGACGCGCAGCGGCCCGGTCCCACGGGCACGGACGATTTCTGGTCCTGGCGGACCTCGATGTACACGCTCGCGGACACGCTCACGCCGGAGAGCATCCACGCGATCGCGCGCGTCGCGTACCGCGAGCTCTACCGCGCCGGCGTGCGCACGGTGGGCGAGTTCCATTACGTGCATCACCAGCCGGGCGGGACGCCGTACGACGATCGCGTCGTGCTCGCCGATCAGGTGATCCGCGCGGCGAAGGCCGAGGGGCTCCGCATCGCGCTCCTTCGCGTGATTTACACGCGCGCGGGCGCGGGAAAGCCGCCCGAGGGGGCGCAGCGCAGGTTCAGCGACGCGGACCTCGATCGATCCCTCGCCGACGTGGAGACGCTCGCCGCGCGGTGGGCGAACGATCCCGACGTCCGCATTGGCGTCGCGCCGCACAGCGTGCGCGCGGTCCCGCCCGATTGGCTCGGGCCGATCGCGGCGTTCGCCGAGGCGCGCGGGATGATGCTGCACGCACACGTGGCCGAGCAGCCCGCGGAGATCACGGCGTGCCTCGCGGAAACCGGGAAACGACCCGTCGAGCTCCTCGGCGACCGGGGCGTGCTCTCGCCACGCTTCGTGGCGGTGCACGCGACGCACCTCGCGCCGCACGAGGCGCGGCTCCTCGGCGAGGCGGGCGCGTTTGTTTGCTTGTGCCCGACGACGGAGCGGGATCTCGGCGATGGACTGCCGGACGTGACGGCGCTCGTGGGCGCGGGCGCCTTGCTTTGCACGGGGATCGACAGCCACGTCATGACGACGCCGCTCGAGGATCTTCGGTGCGTGGATCTCGGCGAGCGGCTCCGCACGGGCAAGCGCATCGCCTTGCGGACCAGGGATGCGGGGGGGCGGACGCCGGCCGAGGAGCTCTTGCGGATCGGCTCCGAGCTCGGGGCGCGGGCGTGTGGGTTTTCGGATGTCGGGGGCGAGATCGAGGTCGATCTCGGGGCGCCGGAGCTCGATCTCGTGCGTCCGGAGCATCGGCTCGACGCCGTCGTATACAGCGCCAACGCTGGAATATTCCGCCACCGTTGA
- a CDS encoding LTA synthase family protein: MTEGSPGPAATTATTATTATTNPGKRKAKKQLGPAGQRRKRLRRRRRWIGFLALLTPMLWVLATDLLRRHDHLLRLDRWHRLGYLAGLCESFVFWAVLLYVASRARGIFRVAVGGLFVLLFSVALGVEGAFHRQWNTYLTLDGQIHSKSVAHSLYGYLPLGRPTLLFEVVLAIAASIGMLVFARRFVRPRRIPRLVAPILVPAVLVLAVKTPVSYRVVMSSPPDLLYFHGVTATVKENLDLTNDSPDLRVERRRPESVPKLSAKPKRPRNVLLVLQESQRADVSCVAYDPAGDCATPFSNEAMPNRMPLHEMHAHDSTTAISISNIWSGVRPTEPRAVLHSVPLLWEYAAAAGWDTAYWTSQNLIFGNARLYVQDIPASHFAVATHIDTMADLDAGAYDALLTERVIEEFGELEEPFFAVVHYSNVHYPYVYDEKHAPFQPAVFKNAPELNDQFLNYYKNVVYLSDMAVGKLLRHVRESDKGARTVVVYTSDHGESFREHWQMGHTSSLYEEEIRVPTWIDAPEGTLAPEEEASIRAAEHAYVYHLDLAPTFLDLLGVWDDPALVPFRRRMIGHPLTRPERTVEPVPLTNCTGVWECAFRNWGVMQGPLKVQAREWDAEYHCFDLRTDPDEEKNLGEAACGSLPLFARSLYHVMPNVTPPGRPKVNWGK, from the coding sequence GTGACCGAAGGAAGCCCTGGGCCCGCCGCGACGACGGCGACGACGGCGACGACGGCGACGACGAACCCCGGCAAGCGCAAGGCGAAGAAACAGCTCGGACCCGCAGGGCAGCGGCGCAAGCGGCTTCGGCGGCGGCGCAGGTGGATCGGGTTTCTGGCGCTGCTCACGCCGATGTTGTGGGTGCTCGCCACGGATCTCCTGCGCCGGCACGATCACCTCCTGCGGCTCGATCGATGGCATCGGCTCGGCTACCTCGCGGGGCTCTGCGAGAGCTTCGTCTTCTGGGCCGTCCTGCTCTACGTGGCGTCACGCGCCCGCGGGATCTTCCGCGTCGCCGTGGGCGGGCTCTTCGTCCTGCTCTTCTCGGTCGCGCTCGGCGTCGAGGGCGCGTTCCACAGGCAGTGGAACACGTACCTCACGCTCGACGGGCAGATCCATTCGAAGTCGGTCGCGCACTCGCTCTACGGCTACCTGCCGCTCGGCCGCCCGACGCTGCTCTTCGAGGTCGTGCTCGCGATCGCGGCCTCGATCGGGATGCTCGTCTTCGCGCGAAGGTTCGTACGACCTCGTCGGATCCCGCGGCTCGTCGCGCCGATCCTCGTCCCGGCCGTGCTCGTCCTCGCGGTAAAGACGCCCGTCAGTTACCGGGTCGTCATGTCGTCGCCGCCGGATCTCCTCTACTTCCACGGCGTCACCGCGACCGTGAAGGAGAACCTCGACCTCACGAACGACTCGCCCGATCTGCGCGTCGAGCGCCGGCGCCCCGAGTCCGTGCCGAAGCTCTCCGCGAAGCCGAAGCGGCCGCGCAACGTGCTGCTCGTGCTGCAAGAGAGCCAGCGCGCCGACGTTTCCTGCGTCGCCTACGACCCCGCCGGCGACTGCGCCACGCCCTTCTCGAACGAGGCCATGCCGAACCGCATGCCCCTCCACGAGATGCACGCGCATGACTCGACGACGGCGATCTCCATCTCGAACATCTGGTCCGGCGTGCGCCCGACCGAGCCACGCGCCGTCTTGCATTCCGTGCCGCTGCTCTGGGAGTACGCGGCCGCGGCGGGCTGGGATACCGCGTACTGGACGAGCCAGAACCTCATCTTCGGCAACGCGCGGCTCTACGTGCAAGACATCCCCGCGAGCCATTTCGCGGTCGCGACGCACATCGACACGATGGCCGATCTCGACGCAGGCGCGTACGACGCGCTCCTCACCGAGCGCGTGATCGAGGAGTTCGGCGAGCTCGAAGAGCCCTTCTTCGCCGTCGTGCACTACTCGAACGTGCACTACCCCTACGTCTACGACGAGAAACACGCGCCGTTCCAGCCGGCGGTCTTCAAGAACGCGCCCGAGCTCAACGACCAGTTCCTGAACTACTACAAGAACGTCGTGTACCTGTCGGACATGGCCGTGGGCAAGCTGCTGCGGCACGTGCGCGAGAGCGACAAGGGCGCGCGCACGGTCGTCGTGTACACGTCCGATCACGGCGAGTCGTTCCGCGAGCACTGGCAGATGGGGCACACGAGCTCGCTCTACGAGGAGGAGATCCGCGTGCCGACGTGGATCGACGCGCCCGAGGGCACGCTCGCGCCGGAGGAAGAGGCGAGCATCCGCGCGGCCGAGCACGCGTACGTCTATCACCTCGACCTCGCGCCCACGTTCCTCGATCTCCTCGGTGTATGGGATGATCCTGCGCTCGTGCCCTTCCGGCGCCGCATGATCGGCCACCCGCTCACGCGGCCCGAGCGTACGGTCGAGCCCGTGCCGCTCACGAACTGCACGGGCGTGTGGGAGTGCGCGTTCCGCAACTGGGGCGTGATGCAAGGGCCGCTCAAGGTGCAGGCGCGCGAGTGGGACGCCGAGTACCACTGCTTCGATCTGCGCACCGATCCCGACGAAGAGAAGAACCTCGGCGAGGCCGCGTGTGGATCGCTGCCGCTCTTCGCGCGCTCGCTCTACCATGTGATGCCGAACGTCACCCCGCCCGGTCGTCCCAAGGTCAACTGGGGCAAATGA
- a CDS encoding sulfatase-like hydrolase/transferase, producing the protein MSATNYPLDPSAEGTRTSDPASLGPRSQKLRRLARARRLLAWIVLLAPAVLVLAVDIGIRGGRLLDLRGKHVASYAGAIVESAVLWGLLLYSASSRRGAVRWISASLFVLLATVTLGVQIYFQRCYSTYVNLDALLFATSFSESVVGHLRSDGGNLISAIAPPLVCAAALVVAARRFVRPRQTRSGRAARILAPLAIFFGFVIPCSYRTVQASTPDVIYLHAMGGVIKQITGLRPPEHVRPGLRTPPVLPRATAIPSGARVTQPNVLFIITESVRADAHCTAPTDDCPFSPATNAAARKRFPLLQMRSNASTTAISLAVLWSGLPPTASREDLHGYPLLFDYANAAGYDTAYWTSHHMMFANSRLYVQDLPTSHQTGATDLDPLADMDLGARDELLTERIRKDIREMREPFFAVAHYGNTHIPYRIDAEHAPFQPAMDSKAPEDNEAYRNYYLDAVHLQDRTIGEMLQFVREQPFGERTIVVFTSDHGESFREHGQLGHTGAVLDEEIHVPAWIDAPEGTLTEAETAALASHRESIVFHTDLTPTILDMLGLEREAGFSRWYGAMLGKSLLGPIERTEPVPLTNCSGVWGCAFRNWGMMRGNLKLEAREWDTAWHCYDVLADPKERNDLGAAACGDMATRAEALHGGLPGLVK; encoded by the coding sequence GTGTCCGCGACGAATTACCCCCTCGATCCCAGCGCGGAAGGCACGCGGACGAGCGATCCCGCCTCCCTCGGCCCGAGGAGCCAGAAGCTCCGGCGCCTGGCCCGCGCGCGTCGCCTCCTCGCGTGGATCGTGCTCCTCGCTCCGGCCGTGCTCGTGCTCGCCGTCGACATTGGCATCCGCGGCGGGAGGCTCCTCGATCTGCGCGGCAAGCACGTCGCGAGTTACGCGGGCGCGATCGTCGAGAGCGCGGTCCTGTGGGGCCTTTTGCTCTACTCCGCGTCCTCGCGGCGCGGCGCCGTCCGCTGGATCTCGGCCTCGCTCTTCGTGCTGCTCGCGACGGTCACGCTTGGCGTCCAGATCTACTTCCAGCGCTGCTACTCGACGTACGTGAACCTCGACGCGCTGCTCTTCGCGACGTCGTTCTCGGAGAGCGTCGTCGGGCACCTGCGCTCGGACGGCGGAAACCTCATCTCGGCCATCGCGCCGCCGCTCGTCTGCGCCGCGGCGCTGGTCGTCGCGGCGCGCAGGTTCGTGCGGCCCAGGCAGACGCGGAGCGGTCGCGCGGCGCGGATCCTCGCGCCCCTCGCGATCTTCTTCGGCTTCGTGATCCCCTGCTCGTACCGCACCGTGCAGGCCTCGACGCCGGACGTGATCTACCTCCACGCGATGGGCGGCGTGATCAAGCAGATCACCGGGCTCCGGCCGCCCGAGCACGTCCGCCCTGGGCTACGCACGCCGCCCGTGCTTCCTCGCGCCACGGCGATCCCGAGCGGCGCGCGTGTGACGCAGCCGAACGTGCTCTTCATCATCACCGAGAGCGTGCGCGCCGACGCGCACTGCACGGCCCCGACGGACGATTGCCCCTTCTCGCCGGCGACGAACGCCGCGGCAAGGAAGCGCTTTCCGCTGCTCCAGATGCGCTCGAACGCTTCGACCACCGCGATCTCGCTCGCGGTGCTCTGGTCGGGCCTTCCGCCCACGGCCTCGCGCGAGGACCTGCACGGCTATCCGCTCCTCTTCGATTATGCGAACGCGGCGGGGTACGACACGGCGTACTGGACCAGCCACCACATGATGTTCGCGAACTCGCGCCTCTACGTGCAGGACCTGCCGACCTCGCACCAGACCGGCGCGACCGATCTCGATCCGCTCGCAGACATGGATCTCGGCGCGCGCGACGAGCTGCTCACCGAGCGCATCCGCAAGGACATCCGCGAGATGCGAGAGCCGTTTTTCGCGGTCGCCCACTACGGCAACACGCACATCCCCTACCGCATCGACGCCGAGCACGCCCCGTTCCAGCCCGCGATGGATAGCAAGGCGCCCGAGGACAACGAGGCGTACCGCAACTACTACCTCGACGCGGTCCACCTGCAGGATCGGACGATCGGCGAGATGCTGCAGTTCGTGCGGGAGCAGCCGTTCGGCGAGCGCACGATCGTGGTGTTCACGTCGGACCACGGCGAGTCGTTCCGCGAGCACGGGCAGCTCGGGCACACGGGCGCGGTGCTCGACGAGGAGATCCACGTGCCGGCCTGGATCGACGCGCCCGAGGGCACGCTCACCGAGGCCGAGACGGCCGCGCTCGCGTCGCACCGCGAGTCGATCGTGTTCCACACGGATCTCACGCCGACGATCCTCGACATGCTCGGCCTCGAGCGCGAGGCGGGCTTCTCGCGCTGGTACGGCGCGATGCTCGGCAAGAGCCTGCTCGGCCCGATCGAACGCACGGAGCCCGTGCCGCTCACGAACTGCTCGGGCGTGTGGGGCTGCGCGTTCCGCAACTGGGGCATGATGCGGGGGAATTTGAAGCTCGAAGCCCGGGAGTGGGACACGGCGTGGCATTGCTACGACGTGCTCGCGGATCCGAAGGAGCGGAACGATCTCGGCGCGGCGGCGTGCGGGGACATGGCGACGCGCGCGGAGGCCCTGCACGGAGGGCTGCCGGGCCTCGTGAAGTGA
- a CDS encoding DUF2786 domain-containing protein: MSTNTEPTEHARLTLELEAALLRELRSTYQDLNASYFRRALKIPTIELGDAERYLGRWHRETRCIEIGRRLVIERPWGIVVEVLKHEMAHQYVHEVLGQTSEQAHGPAFRGVCQRLGIDAHASGLPDARGEDPGEARVLERIAKLLALAESANVNEAQAAMNAAQRLMLKYNIDSVAERQAQGYGFRHLGKPTGRVTEAERRLASILGKHFFVEVIWVPVYRPLEGKRGSVLEICGTHANLEMASYVYAFLTRTAEQLWTTHKKAKALGGNRDRRTFVAGVMAGFDEKLGTQREINTSEGLVWVKDADLGRFYRQRHPRIQHVKYAGGPRSEAHAEGRAAGRRIVLHKPVGQGPSGGIRLLPGKS; encoded by the coding sequence ATGTCGACGAACACCGAGCCGACAGAACACGCGCGCCTCACGCTGGAGCTCGAGGCCGCGCTCCTGCGCGAGCTGCGCTCGACCTACCAGGACCTCAACGCCTCGTATTTCCGGCGCGCGCTGAAGATCCCGACGATCGAGCTCGGCGACGCAGAGCGTTACCTCGGACGCTGGCACCGGGAGACGCGCTGCATCGAGATCGGCCGGCGGCTCGTGATCGAGCGGCCGTGGGGGATCGTGGTCGAGGTGCTGAAGCACGAGATGGCGCATCAGTACGTGCACGAGGTGCTCGGCCAGACGAGCGAGCAGGCGCATGGCCCCGCCTTCCGCGGGGTCTGCCAGCGGCTCGGGATCGACGCGCACGCCTCGGGGCTGCCCGACGCGCGAGGCGAGGACCCAGGCGAGGCGCGCGTGCTCGAGCGGATCGCAAAGCTGCTCGCGCTCGCCGAGAGCGCGAACGTGAACGAGGCGCAGGCCGCGATGAACGCCGCCCAGCGCTTGATGCTGAAGTACAACATCGACAGCGTCGCAGAGCGGCAAGCGCAGGGCTACGGCTTCCGCCACCTCGGCAAGCCCACGGGCCGCGTGACCGAGGCCGAGCGGCGGCTCGCGTCGATCCTCGGCAAGCACTTCTTCGTGGAGGTCATCTGGGTGCCGGTCTACCGGCCCCTCGAAGGCAAGCGCGGGAGCGTGCTGGAGATCTGCGGCACGCACGCGAACCTGGAGATGGCGAGCTACGTATACGCGTTCCTCACGCGCACGGCCGAGCAGCTCTGGACCACGCACAAGAAGGCAAAGGCGCTCGGCGGCAACCGCGATCGGCGCACGTTCGTGGCAGGCGTGATGGCAGGCTTCGACGAGAAGCTCGGCACGCAACGCGAGATCAACACGAGCGAAGGTCTCGTGTGGGTGAAGGACGCGGATCTCGGGCGGTTCTACCGGCAGCGGCATCCGCGCATCCAGCACGTGAAATACGCAGGCGGGCCCCGCAGCGAGGCGCACGCCGAAGGACGCGCAGCCGGCCGGCGCATCGTGCTGCACAAGCCAGTGGGGCAAGGGCCCAGCGGCGGGATCCGGCTTCTGCCGGGGAAGTCCTGA